One region of Rana temporaria chromosome 11, aRanTem1.1, whole genome shotgun sequence genomic DNA includes:
- the ASCL3 gene encoding achaete-scute homolog 3 has translation MENMYSPRQKVAPGGDPLNAVQWFGLDTSTMFPFPREVPPFPLPQDLALLSYYDPARIDYYYGALYGLPTGGGQKYGTCEEFYGPAYIRKRNERERQRVKCVNEGYAKLRHHLPPEYAEKRLSKVQTLRAAIRYILHLQEALRWGGGAGGLSTTHRQD, from the coding sequence ATGGAGAACATGTACAGTCCCCGCCAGAAGGTGGCGCCGGGCGGCGACCCTCTAAACGCGGTGCAGTGGTTCGGTTTGGATACGTCGACGATGTTCCCCTTCCCCCGGGAGGtgcctcccttccccctccctcagGATCTGGCCCTTCTCTCCTACTACGACCCGGCCAGGATCGATTATTACTACGGCGCCCTCTACGGCCTCCCGACCGGCGGGGGGCAGAAATACGGGACCTGCGAGGAGTTCTACGGCCCGGCGTACATCCGGAAGAGGAACGAGAGGGAGAGGCAGCGGGTGAAGTGCGTGAACGAGGGCTACGCCAAGCTGCGGCACCACCTACCGCCGGAGTACGCCGAGAAGAGGCTCAGTAAGGTGCAGACGCTCAGGGCGGCCATCCGCTACATCCTCCACCTGCAGGAGGCGCTGcgctgggggggaggggctgggggACTCTCTACGACCCATCGGCAAGACTAG
- the TMEM9B gene encoding transmembrane protein 9B isoform X2 — protein MMAAFRGNGLAVCAALLFLLLVTVRSEDKDDKEGKKNEDVRCKCICPPYKDKPGKIYNTNTTQKDCDCLHVVTPMPVPGADVEAYCLRCECKYEERSSITIKVTIIIYLSILGLLLLYMVYLTMVEPMLKRRLFGHSQLIQNDDDVGDHQPFANAHDVLARSRSRANVLNKVEYAQQRWKLQVQEQRKSVFDRHVVLS, from the exons ATGATGGCGGCGTTCCGGGGCAATGGGTTGGCGGTCTGTGCGGCGCTCCTCTTCCTGCTTCTGGTGACAGTCCGGTCCGAGGATAAAGATGACAAGGAGGGGAAG AAAAACGAAGACGTGCGATGCAAATGTATCTGTCCCCCATACAAGGACAAACCGGGGAAGATCTACAACACCAACACCACCCAGAAAGACTG tgATTGCCTCCATGTGGTCACCCCCATGCCGGTCCCCGGTGCGGACGTGGAGGCGTACTGCCTGCGCTGTGAGTGCAAATATGAAGAGCGGAGCTCCATCACTATTAAG GTGACGATTATCATCTACCTGTCCATCCtgggcctcctcctcctctacatGGTGTACCTGACCATGGTGGAGCCCATGCTGAAGAGGCGTCTGTTCGGACATTCTCAGCTCATACAGAACGATGACGATGTCGGG GACCACCAGCCCTTCGCCAACGCCCACGACGTCCTCGCGCGATCCAGGAGCCGCGCCAACGTGTTAAACAAAGTGGAGTACGCCCAGCAGCGCTGGAAGCTGCAAGTCCAAGAACAGCGCAAGTCCGTGTTCGACCGCCATGTTGTTCTGAGCTAA
- the TMEM9B gene encoding transmembrane protein 9B isoform X1: MMAAFRGNGLAVCAALLFLLLVTVRSEDKDDKEGKKNEDVRCKCICPPYKDKPGKIYNTNTTQKDCDCLHVVTPMPVPGADVEAYCLRCECKYEERSSITIKVTIIIYLSILGLLLLYMVYLTMVEPMLKRRLFGHSQLIQNDDDVGQDHQPFANAHDVLARSRSRANVLNKVEYAQQRWKLQVQEQRKSVFDRHVVLS, from the exons ATGATGGCGGCGTTCCGGGGCAATGGGTTGGCGGTCTGTGCGGCGCTCCTCTTCCTGCTTCTGGTGACAGTCCGGTCCGAGGATAAAGATGACAAGGAGGGGAAG AAAAACGAAGACGTGCGATGCAAATGTATCTGTCCCCCATACAAGGACAAACCGGGGAAGATCTACAACACCAACACCACCCAGAAAGACTG tgATTGCCTCCATGTGGTCACCCCCATGCCGGTCCCCGGTGCGGACGTGGAGGCGTACTGCCTGCGCTGTGAGTGCAAATATGAAGAGCGGAGCTCCATCACTATTAAG GTGACGATTATCATCTACCTGTCCATCCtgggcctcctcctcctctacatGGTGTACCTGACCATGGTGGAGCCCATGCTGAAGAGGCGTCTGTTCGGACATTCTCAGCTCATACAGAACGATGACGATGTCGGG cagGACCACCAGCCCTTCGCCAACGCCCACGACGTCCTCGCGCGATCCAGGAGCCGCGCCAACGTGTTAAACAAAGTGGAGTACGCCCAGCAGCGCTGGAAGCTGCAAGTCCAAGAACAGCGCAAGTCCGTGTTCGACCGCCATGTTGTTCTGAGCTAA